CATACTGCAGTAGTTTTTTTGCCAGTTCTTGAGTCCATTTCATGATTAATCTGTCAGACACATCCCCATGAACTGCTCTGAAATCACCATCTATCTGTGATGCAAATTAAAATGCATAAAGAAGGATTGTAAAACCTTGATTCAGTATGGTAATTTTGGGGTGGGCACATGTGTAATGTCTAATTGCAAAATGAATATCCAGCAACCAAGGAGCTAGGCCTTGATTATGTTAATGACACCTGgcaaaagatacatgtagggaagtatattattatcagtagtaCCAAATAAAAACAGGCAGAATTTGGTAGACTTTTGTTACTGGTCCTGGCAGGCAAAAAAGATCAATGAGGAATTTTATTTGGGTTTTTGAGAAGCACACCTCAAGAATTAATGCTTTACTGTACTTTTGACATAAaccaagaaaacaaaagttaccccataccatgttagGGACATCAAAGAGTCGAGGCCATTGCAACTCGATGTCATGCACGGTAGATTTCTTCTCTGAGTGAATTTCTTCTTGTCTTTTCAGTGCAGTCTTCTTCATGAATTCCACCACTTTAGGGATAGGGCTATTATTATGTTGAAGCCATTGCTTCATTTCTTCCAAGTTCTCCGGCTCcatattttttctgaaaaagacaaggtgataaaaaacaaaatcaatagtaGGCTACCTACAGCAAACCCTAAACTACCTTTTACAAAAAGTTAAAGTCCTTCTCAAGCCTTTCGGCCCATAGAGCGGCGCCTATCTCCATTTCAATAAACCTAGGCCATATGTCTACTGGAAAGTAGAGAAACTACAGCAGGGGGTTAGTCCACTGGTAGCCATGTGTTTAACTTCCCTACTCCATTCTTCTGATGTCGAGTGCCTGACAAGAAAGCAGTAGGTACCATTTTTAAAGCCTTTGGTATGGCCCGGCTGGGGTTCAAACCCACAACCCCCCgatcatgaggcggacgctctaacCACTAGGCCACCATGCCGGTGACACCTGTTTAAGGCTCTAAAATTTGACGGCAATCAATCCTAAGATCTAGTGCACTGATGtaagtcccggggggggggggggggtctgtccTCATTGAAAGGGGGGGTATCATGCTTGACCAAGAATTCACGTAAAAAGGGTGTTTTTTACAATCATGCACGTTACGTGCGTAACTTAAATAGGGTCTCAAAATCaccaaaaatcaagaaaaagggtCACTTTTTTTAAACCGATGAGTTACGCATTCagtgtcttaaaaaaaaattcaccttaCCTGTGTACTTAGGGCTAATTGCATGTTCATTTAACACTACAGTTTATCACAATGATGGAATATTCCCAAATCCCAGCCAAAAACACTTTGCACATGCCCGCAAACACTTGAATTAGCCCGACCTCATGCACGGAAAGCAAAACATATATCACTATTTGCTTGGTTTGAAAATAGTTATTACTTGCTTTGGGGATTACTTACTTAGGGTAGCAAATTACCGATAATCATACTTATTTAGGGTGTATATTTTTGCATTtgtaaatacttgtttaggatGCTTTTGGCAAGTCCTTGGTCATGCATGATACCCCCCTTTCAATGAGGACAGACCCCCCCTGGGATGTAAGTTTCTGACCAGATGCACTGCAGGAATCAGACTAAGCTTCCTGTAAAAATTTATCTAAACTAGTTATAGGTTTCTTGTAAGAGGTTGGAACATGCCTTTGACGCAAGTTGATTAAGTGTtacaagcaacaacaaaaaaaaacaagtggaatgcctctggccgtctcacctgcatcacgcgattcaatatagcagcagtgctgattttgaaaactactataactcgcacaagatgttcagtgatacttggttactcttatttccacgttttatgaactagaccaatacacttatagagatatgatggcaattcaacaaatacccccaacgtggccaaagttctttgaccttacatgacctttgaccttgatcatgtgacctgaaactcgcacaggatgttcagtgatacttgattactcttatgtccaagttttatgaactagaccaacacactttcaaatttatggctgtaattcaacaaataccccaatttggccaaagttcattgaccctgaatgacctttgaccttgatcatgtgacctgaaacttgcacaggatgttcagtaatacttgattactattatgtccaagtttcatgaatcagatccataaactttcaaagttatgatggtaattcaacagatacccccaattcggccaaagttcattgaccctaaatgacctttgaccttggtcatgtgacgtgaaactcatgcaggatgttcagtgatacttgattaaccttatgtataagtttcatgaactaggtgcatatattttctaagttatgatgacatttcaaaaacttaaccttaggttaagattttgatgttgattcccccaacatggtctaagttcattgaccctaaatgacctttgaccttggtcatgtgacatgaaactcaggcaggatgttcagtaatacttgattaaccttatggccaagtttcatgaactaggtccatatactttctaagttatgctgtcatttcaaaaacttaacctcaggttaagatttggtgttgacgccgccgccgccgtcggaaaagcggcgcctatagtctcactctgctatgcaggtgagacaaaaaccatgCAGATGATTTTAAAGTGCGCTCTACAAATTTAAAGCGTAAACTCACAGCCTCAACACACTTTGAGAGAAATGGCATTGATCACTTTCACCCAAAAGACACTCTATTTAGCATCATCCAGGGATGCAGCTGCTATTGGGCACAGAACCCTATTCAGCCTACATCTAGAAGAACAATATTGCAACTGAGACCAGCTCTCGGAGTCCCCGAATATTATACCGGTAGCTGAGACAATAAGCAATTAGTTCCGTGGCCAAGGGAATTTCaatcaaacatacaaatcaTGGCTGCGCTGGGACTTGAACACACAACCTTAAGATCTGGAGTACAATGCCCTACCGATTGAGCTAACTTGATCACAAGCAATCTGCTGAGCATCATGAGGTGAAAATTGGTAGACCAAAGACTGGTCCCTGTGGAATGTGGAACATTATAAATCATCTGATAATTCTGAAGATTGTAATCAAGTAAGCCTACCAAACCCAACTTGAACTTGAAGATGAGCCAGTAATAATTAAACATTCAATGTTCACAAAGCATGCAACAAAACTTAAACTAGGCACATTAACATACCTTTAGAttttagttcttttttttttttttttttccttggttgATGGTTCTTTCTGGTTCTCCTCACTTGAACTTGAAGGTTCCAAAGATGTCCACCCTTGCTTTGGCATTCTCTTTCTCACATTTTTCAACCTTTCTTCGATGAAGCCCTTTGCATGTTCACCCTCTACTGCTGGTGTATACCATGCTTCCTATGTGCAAAAtttatacaaagaaatacatgtaacagCAATGAGTGAATATACAGCACCTACTTTACAGTACAACCTAAAAAAGTGTAACATTTAAGTGTAAAAGTTTTGTTCAATTCAGTATTTAAACACTTATGATGGTGCAAAATAGTTGACAACGCATATTGTTGTTATCGAACAACAGAAAGAATATGGCACGAGAGAAACCGAAATGACACCAATAAGCGTTAGATGAGTCCGGTATTTTCTCTTCTGTTCAAAGTTATTGTTCATGGGGAAAGCCATATGGTACAATGGGACAAAAACAACTTGTTGATAACAACACAATTTTCTGCTTCAAATGATGTTCTTTTAACGTGATTAAACTTATACTTACATAACCAGGTCCTTCAACATCTTTCAGTGCTGGAAATTGTTGAATCATGGATATTGCCATGCCCACCTTCTGTTCAGCAGATGGTCTATTATTATAAAGATccaagaagaaaggaaaaaaataatgatctaCTACAGATACCTATAAGATAATATAAGAACAAATTTGTCTTTTATTAGTAAATAGATTTTGCACTCATTCATCTTCCAGATGCTCCCTGCTGCCTTTAAACTATGCTGCATACTTTTTAGCAGCACAGCAAGGGCAATCATCTTCCAGTGATGTCACTGCACCATGACCCTCATGCATCTGAACAAGTTTGGAGATGAATATTGATTGTAACtgtcttttcattttctattgaaAAGTTATCTTCAGAAACCTGAAACAGTCAAAGTTTTGTAACAAAGCAAATATTTCAGttaatttttataatgaaacttcccccccccccaattttaaGAGTTGTTGAATCATATCAGGgatatgaaaatcatcaatttatCTTTTCTCCTTCTACCTGAAGGTTGAGAACTTATATCCATCCCTCATATATCCCCAGACAGGGCATGCATAAGCTGGCAGCAAACCTGCATTTCAccacttttgtgaaaaatagcttTTGACTGGTCTAAGCTCCAACCCTGGTCTATTGATTTTGTTAGTTGTTTGGAAATTTTTGAGTATTTTCTTACTTGTTTCCATATTTCTCCATGAGGTGGGATACAACTATTCTCACCATTCTTCGTCTGTTAGAGGCACTCTGTGGTCCACCTTCTTCAAGTTCACCGAGAATGGACTGGCCACCAGCAGCCTTTTCCAGAATAGCACTTATGTCCTAGAAtttggtaaagaaaaaaaacaaatatttgaacggttatttttattataccagtatttttttttcagttaggccagaaaaaaattatttgttactCGTTAAAGTACATGGGAATTAGAATTTACTTCTTGTCAGAACTGTTTAAATTTATACCATGTGAGGCATTTTCTTGagatttgacaaaaatactttttgttaTCAAAAGTTTTTGTTAACGagttgatatgtacatgtaattatgtatagTGCAATGAATAACGAAATACAAAATGTTTACATCAATCTGattttgtaggcctattattcaGCATGActcctattttgctcaaaatattgggtttttattattgattagtatttttttttattgaaaggcAGTCCTctcaaaaatttaaatgaaCGTCCAATTTTGCAATTCTAAACATCCAATTCTAAAAATTTCAGGGTCCCAAATCCAATATTTGTCTATTTGTCAAAactctattcattttcaaaatgcaattttttgcgtTAATTTTCAACTGTCCAAAAATCTGACCGAACGTCCAATTTTGCGATGTAAGCTGTGCTTACGATTTAAAACGGCGCTTGCGCGTCTTTTCTAATATTGGCGTACAAAATTGTACATGCCGGCTTaacatcaaaaaaaaatttcagggtCCAAAATCCAATATTTGTCTTCATATCAGACACAAAactctattcattttcaaaatgcaattttttgcgtTAATTTTTAACTGTCCAAAAATTCAACTGAACATCCAATTTTGCGATGTAAGCTGTGCTTACGATTTAACTCATTCGCGACAGAGGGCCTGTCAGAGAGGATTTCAATGACCACTCTTCCCATTGGCAACTTGAGAGTCTAATCTATACTTAGTGTGGAACACAGCACTTACTTATGGGGATATATGATTTCAGAGTAATAagacattcatcatcatcatcatcatctggtaCGGGATGAAGGCGCAAGCCTGTAATTCCCGGTCGTTTCTTGTATGATTGGTCACTGAAAACTACTACTTCATGAGCTTGCGTGAGGAGTCATGGAAGCTCAAAGTGGTTTTTTTgccaaaaaatatcaatatttcttttaaatttgtctGTTGTTGGCATTTGTAATTGTATTAGGTTTTCAGGAAGACTATTCCAGTCATTGATGACTCTTCTACTGAAAGACTTATTTCTCACATCCAGTTTGCTATgggatttcaataatttcatggaGTGACCTCTTGTAGAGTTACTACCAGACTTGGAGAAGAAATTGTCTGGAGAAATGTTGACCAATCCATGCATAATCTGGTGGACCATTATCATATCTCCTCTCCTCCTTCTATAATAGAGTGAGTACATGTTAAGTTCCCTGAGTCTCCTTTCATACGGTACGTTTCTCAAGTCCTTCACTAGTTTTGTTGCTCGCCTCTGTACTCTCTCAACCTTCTTGGCATGTTCTGTAAATCTACCGTTCCAGATGACGCTCCCATATTCCAGATGTGGTCTAATTAATGTCTTGAAGAGAATGGGCAAGGTAGATTTGTTTAGTTGAGTGAAAGTTCTCTTTACGATTCCAAGCAGTTGGTATGCCTTATTAACAGCTAGAGACACATGctgatgaaatttcaattgaTTATCAACTGTTACCCCAAGATCCTTTTCGGTAGCTACTGACTTCACTTCTTGTTCCAACATATAAAATTTTGCTTCTGGATTATTCCTTCCGATGTGTAGAACTTTACATTTACTGCTATTGAAAGGTAACTGCCATTTCGCTGACCATAATTGTAGTCTATCCAGGTCTTCTTGAAGATCTTTGATCTTTGATAAGTCACTCACTATATTGTAAAGTTTGGTGTCGTCGGCAAATAAAGCAACATTACTCTTGTTGACAGCAGATGATAGGTCATTGATAAAGACTAGGAAGAGAATAGGTCCGAGAACACTCCCTTGCGGTATTCCGCTTGATACTGGAGACCATGGAGATAGTTGGCCCTATGCAACCTGTAGGAGCTTTACATGGGATGAATGATAGACATAAATCTTAAGAAAtaacatctttatgaaaaaataaattcctgCAGTTATAAGAATACATTTTACTTGTGAGAAAAACAATTGTTAGTACTTCCAAGTCATTTATGATGCACCACATACCTAACTGAAAATGGAATAGTCTAGACATACAGGGTTCAATAAAGTTCAATAAACTTATCATACCAAATAGGTTCATCAATTTCGGAATAGGGGTATCAACATAATGGGGAAATATGTCAAACAGAAGATACAGTggctaaatatcattttcattgcatTATAATAGATTCTAAAGGCATGATTATTCAGTTTGTTTTCTTCCTAAAACTgatattgctaaaatttagGCAACTCTTTGATTATCTTTGTAAGTAACTTACTCTACCCTGCTTGAGAATAGACTGGCCTGTCTACCTATTTGCATATGATATGTGCGCAGTGCTTACACACTGGGTTGTGTGCATGCGTAAAGCACACAAGCACATAGACATTGCATGGGACATTGTACTGTGTGTTGTAGGCACAGAGATACGATCATTACGTATACTAGAGAGGGAACTCTTTCCGCGTGTTTTTAtttcccataggttttgtacatagccaacatggctgccggcggacaatttgaaggatgattttggagggtcaatgttttattcatgagaatgacgtcaaaatacgcataatgcacttgtatgattggattaaacgctaatgttttattcatgtactcatgcattaaacatttttttccgtcCCACAATTCCCTACGATATCTGTGCGAAGTGTCGTTCTTTTGGACTCTGCGAATTTGAAGTTTCTGAAACGAAATAGCTagactaattatctgtttatagaattgatgttcgaaatcatGGTTTCTGAGTGAACTTCATTGGAGCGGAAAATCTTGGAGGGAACATCAATACTATTCTAATGACATTCCATAGGAATAAAAGTAAGTTACgctaattttcatgttttgatctcacttgcaaattgtaatgtgtttgcCGGGGTTCGGGGCTCATCCTGTATTACGCACTATGTAAacctcaatttcaatatttcttttgcccGACTTCCAAATAAGTGTGATCATTGAGTTTCTCAAAAAATACTATATCTAGGGGTCTATATAGTTTGTCGTAGATCTAGACATTCATCGGAATGCTTCATGTAGGTCCAAAGTaaacctttatttcagttttattgtgATTAGACAATTATCAGGGGTAGGCCCtagatgtggacttgtttcCGACCTCCTGTTTTTTAGTAACGACAAACTGTCGATTTTAGGCCTATTCAAATTTAGGTCAATGTATGGATATGGTCAGAGCGGGATCCGGCCTTTGATATCGCCggtgctagccggctagcgagattgtcgatgtagtcatggggtatgaaaatagcggggacggactaggcccaaacttcaagcttgaaagttgaagtttaggcctagtccgtcccctctatttcatcttcatatgaATAAGTATAATTCTCAGCAGTTTCTTTTATTCAGGAACGCTTTACTTCAGAATAATCAGTGTTGAAATACGATTGACTTAGCATTAATGTCTGTTATGTTAAGTGTTACTTGTCCAAGTCTTAgattctgggctcccgcccgctgcgcgggcgggagctctctgggttacatGATGCCATGCACTGCAATGGCAATGCCAATGTCAACgtgttattttgtgaaattacttAAGCTTAACGAAATACTACAATCATGTAAGTTTACATAGTAAAGACACAAATATGTTTGACACTCAAGACAAATTTCTTACCTTCAAACACAGCAACTAAACCACCTAATCCCCACTTATTTAGGAGCCTctccatcatcaacaccaactaAGCGGTCGCATGCAGACTGCAGTAAAATATTCGCAACTTGCATGCAGTGAGACGTCGTACGTAGACTAGACGCGGCGGGAAATTCGAAAGCATACTCACCATACATTGAGTGATTCGACCTGAAGTAAAATAGTTctttgataaaaataacatatatcACAACGCAAATGAAGTGAAATACAtggaaagttttaaaatgttgtttCTTTCACACTGATTAAATTTGTTTGCTATTACAACATTACAAGTATTAGCAAAATAACTATTGATTATTGAACACTGCACACAGTAATATATCCCTCCGCCGTTCAACTTGCATTGCAGTCATTTTGATGATGACTCTTTAGGCAAGTTATTTTTCCACTTCATACACCTAGTCATTTTTAACTTCCGGCGCAGTCAAAAAGCCAAAAGGCAAAGTAAACAGTGAAAGGTTGACCTCATATGCAGTCAAATTTGACTACATCCAGGGTTATTTTGAAATGACCACCCAAACTAGTCAAATTTTGACTACCTATTTTTAAGTGTGTATTTCATAAACATAAGCTTTACGGTAATAGCAATTTCCATttagctactgaaatcctcttTACCTCGTCTTATTGCTGTCACGTAGCAGTTGATTCACTTTCTATGAATCATTTTACGCTTTTGAGACTtctctgccccctccccttctatctccccctctctctttctctctctatttctccttCCTCTATCACCCCTTCCCCACCCTCTGTCTATTCCCTTCCGCGAGCGCTACCTCCCTACCCCCTCTCCATATCAGTACCTTGTACTTtatcaaacatattttttacctAGGATACTTACAAACCgtcctttcacacggtaaaatatcgtaatttgaatgatgattccagagaaaaataagattaatgacgaatatttagcacatgtgaaaccaaactagaacattaTAAGAATcatgaacgctaatcacagtcatgattacaatagcaatcatcattac
This Lytechinus pictus isolate F3 Inbred chromosome 9, Lp3.0, whole genome shotgun sequence DNA region includes the following protein-coding sequences:
- the LOC135155448 gene encoding uncharacterized protein LOC135155448, with the protein product MVRIVVSHLMEKYGNKPSAEQKVGMAISMIQQFPALKDVEGPGYEAWYTPAVEGEHAKGFIEERLKNVRKRMPKQGWTSLEPSSSSEENQKEPSTKEKKKKKRTKI